A window of the Salvelinus alpinus chromosome 3, SLU_Salpinus.1, whole genome shotgun sequence genome harbors these coding sequences:
- the LOC139570361 gene encoding G-protein coupled estrogen receptor 1-like: MEVRTYMDYPVAIYSNVTEQLNGSSAPSSGLAGEEPDPHQHYTISVFLSCLYTIFLFPVGFIGNVLILAVNLSHKGRMTAPDLYFVNLAAADLVLVADSLIEVFNLSEHYYDMAALCTFMALFLQVNMYSSVFFLTWMSFDRFVVLAGSMGLGRSMPRARLTCCLIWVTSALLTLLPFTVAQVQHTGELHFCFANVSQIQWLEVTLGFLLPFCVLGLCYWRIALVLVSAQREHSGLQRRPQKRKALRMISAAVLVFFACWLPQNMFVSVHLLRGDVDGTLWHDYPLTAHMVNLAAFSNSCLNPLVYSFLGETFQDKLRSFIKENISWAKLDSSCWSS, translated from the coding sequence ATGGAGGTGCGCACGTACATGGACTATCCCGTTGCGATTTATAGCAACGTCACAGAGCAGTTGAATGGCTCCTCAGCCCCCTCCTCTGGTCTGGCAGGAGAGGAACCTGACCCCCACCAGCATTACACCATCAGCGTCTTCCTCTCCTGCCTCTACACAATCTTCCTTTTCCCTGTGGGCTTCATCGGGAACGTCCTCATCCTGGCCGTCAACCTGAGCCACAAGGGACGCATGACCGCCCCCGATCTTTACTTTGTCAACCTGGCGGCTGCCGACCTGGTCCTGGTGGCTGACTCCCTGATTGAGGTGTTCAACCTTAGTGAGCACTACTATGACATGGCTGCCCTGTGCACCTTCATGGCCCTGTTCCTGCAGGTCAACATGTACAGCAGCGTCTTCTTCCTGACCTGGATGAGCTTCGACCGGTTTGTGGTGCTGGCGGGCTCAATGGGTCTGGGCAGGAGCATGCCCCGGGCCCGTCTGACCTGCTGCCTGATCTGGGTGACCTCCGCCCTGCTCACCCTACTGCCCTTCACCGTGGCCCAGGTGCAGCACACCGGGGAGCTCCACTTCTGCTTCGCGAACGTATCCCAGATCCAGTGGCTGGAGGTTACGCTGGGCTTCCTGCTGCCCTTCTGCGTGCTGGGCCTCTGCTACTGGAGGATCGCCCTGGTTCTGGTGAGCGCTCAAAGGGAGCACAGTGGGCTTCAGCGGCGGCCACAGAAGAGGAAGGCTTTGAGGATGATTTCTGCGGCCGTGTTGGTGTTCTTTGCCTGTTGGTTACCGCAGAACATGTTTGTCAGTGTGCACCTCCTGAGAGGCGATGTGGATGGAACGCTGTGGCATGACTACCCTCTGACGGCCCACATGGTCAACCTGGCTGCCTTCTCCAACAGCTGCCTCAACCCCCTGGTCTACAGCTTCTTGGGGGAGACCTTCCAGGACAAGCTAAGGAGCTTCATCAAGGAAAACATCAGCTGGGCCAAGTTAGACAGCTCCTGTTGGAGTAGCTAG